The Virgibacillus siamensis sequence TAATGAAAAATCGTAACATCCAGGTTTTGACTGGCAAAATACGAAACGAGACTTGCCAGCATAACACGGAAACTGCCGCCTAAAATCTGTTCAAACTCAGGTTGCATGACAAATACCGGAGCAGCAGGCAACTGTATGGCAATAAAGATAAACACCATCGCAACAACCTGCGTTGCAAACCCAGCTAATACAGTTTTTCGCGCTGCCTCTTTACCATACAACTCACCGATGACATCCGTAATCAGATATGTGACCACATAGACAACAACCGCTGCGGGTAAAATATAGTCACCGATACGGAACAGTTTCACACCCAAAATATTTGATATTAATAAAAGTCCGACAAACATTGCATTTAAATAAACAAACACACAAATCCCTTCCCTCTCGCAGGAAAAAGAACAAAGCTAACCCTCAAATATTATCGATTATCGATTTTTTCCGGATACATATCATGGTTCATCATGCGATGTGATGCCATTTGCTCAAATTTGGTTCCCGGTTTTCCGTAGTTGCAATACGGATCAATGGAAATGCCCCCGCGCGGTGTGAACTTTCCCCACACTTCAATGTACTGCGGATCCATCAATTCAATCAGATCGTCCATTATAATGTTCATGCAATCCTCATGGAAATCCCCGTGATTGCGAAAACTGAACAAGTACAATTTCAATGACTTGCTCTCCACCATTTTCACGTCCGGAATATAACTGATATAGACCGTACCAAAATCCGGCTGGCCGGTTTTCGGACACAGTGTCGTAAACTCCGGACAATTAAATTTCACAAAATAATCCCTGCCAGCGTGCTGATTATCAAATGTTTCAAGCACTTCAGGTGTATAATCAAAAGCGTAAGTCGTACCCTGGTTTCCCAGTAGAGAAACCCCCGTTAACTCATCATCCTGTCTTCCCGCCATTCACAAAACCTCCTATACAAAAGAAAAAACCACGGCCCTAAGGCACATGGTTTACTAATCACTTCATCCGTCCCTAGTTTTTTATAGAGGGTTAAAGCTAAGAACCTCTTCCATCATTAATGGATATAACTATTTCACTCGATATAGTATATAGCGGAAAGATGCCCGTGTCAACGACCGATATTTCCATTCAACATTTACCGATAAAATTCGGGTGGTGCCTCTCACCTGTCGAATTTAGCTTTCGCGTTCCACCAATTGTGTTGCCAGGATGACTTTTTTGGCTATGATGCGTTGCTGCAGGATTCTTTCTTCCAGCAGCGTAACCGCACTCTCTCCCATCATTTCGGTATAAACTTTCACAGTGCTCAGAGCCGGCGAGACATATTTGGCTACACTGGAATCATTAAATCCAATAATTCGCACACGTTCAGGAATATTAATGTCGTGGTCATTTAGTGCTCTCATTGCCCCTACAGCAATCGAATCATTTGCGCAAAAGAAAGCGGCTGGAAGATCGTCTCCCAATATCCGAATCGCCTGTTCCATCATCACATAACCGGAATCGACCGTGAAAGTACCTTTAAAACAGTAGGATGCATTATATAATCCTTTGTCCTTCATAATGCTGCAATAACTTCTAAAACGCGGGTCTTCCAAAACTTCGCTTGATCCAAAAAACATCTCTTCACCTGCAAGCATGCCAATTTTCGAATGTCCTTGCTGCATCAGGCGGGTCAAAATATCGGAAGTCGCCTGATGAAAATCGACAACCACCGAATCACTGGATGGGCTGGCATGGACATCATCAACAAAGCAAACCGTTGAACTCCATTTTTCCAACTGCCTTTTCTGTCGCGCGGAAAATT is a genomic window containing:
- the queF gene encoding preQ(1) synthase, with the translated sequence MAGRQDDELTGVSLLGNQGTTYAFDYTPEVLETFDNQHAGRDYFVKFNCPEFTTLCPKTGQPDFGTVYISYIPDVKMVESKSLKLYLFSFRNHGDFHEDCMNIIMDDLIELMDPQYIEVWGKFTPRGGISIDPYCNYGKPGTKFEQMASHRMMNHDMYPEKIDNR
- a CDS encoding LacI family DNA-binding transcriptional regulator; this encodes MATIKDIAEKAKVSIATVSRVLNSDPTISVGADTKQSIFDAAQQLGYTKHKRKKQKQLRIAIVHWYTEQEELNDLYYYSIRLGVEKKLEQNNYAYIRLFQNTDKKPDVDGIIAIGKFSARQKRQLEKWSSTVCFVDDVHASPSSDSVVVDFHQATSDILTRLMQQGHSKIGMLAGEEMFFGSSEVLEDPRFRSYCSIMKDKGLYNASYCFKGTFTVDSGYVMMEQAIRILGDDLPAAFFCANDSIAVGAMRALNDHDINIPERVRIIGFNDSSVAKYVSPALSTVKVYTEMMGESAVTLLEERILQQRIIAKKVILATQLVERES
- a CDS encoding queuosine precursor transporter, whose protein sequence is MFVYLNAMFVGLLLISNILGVKLFRIGDYILPAAVVVYVVTYLITDVIGELYGKEAARKTVLAGFATQVVAMVFIFIAIQLPAAPVFVMQPEFEQILGGSFRVMLASLVSYFASQNLDVTIFHYLREKQGKKGLWLRNNASTMTSQLVDTAVFITIAFFGTVPTSVLLSMILTQYVFKLCVAIIDTPFAYLLVRIGRRQQIAATEEQ